A section of the Cryobacterium soli genome encodes:
- a CDS encoding magnesium transporter MgtE N-terminal domain-containing protein, whose protein sequence is MANTRVFVARLAGCNVFDPAGDRVGKVRDVLVVYRKDDPPRVVGLIVEIPGKRRVFVSIGRVTSIGSGQIITTGLINVRRFEQRGGEVRVIAEMLGRRVAFNDGSGEATIEDVAIEESAQGDWAISQLFVRRPKASSSLFAKGATAFANWDEVYEKVTAGESQSAEQLIATYSDMKPADLANTLLDLPRQRMFEVAEELPDGRLADVLEEMPESEQVGILTRLGDSRAAEVLDHMQPDDAADLIAQLPEERGEQLLDLMEPEEADDVRFLLSYAPDTAGGLMTTEPIIVSADATVAEGLALIRRHDLAPALGAAICVTLPPYEPPTGRFLGMVHFQRMLRYPPHERLGTLLDLGLEPVTADTSAAEVTRILASYDLVSVPVVDDNHRLVGVVTIDDVLDYLLPDDWRSHDGNDEVRKRATARTQLMTGSIPLPGGRRHDNGTS, encoded by the coding sequence GTGGCAAACACCAGAGTCTTCGTCGCCCGACTGGCCGGGTGCAACGTCTTCGACCCCGCGGGCGACCGCGTGGGCAAGGTCCGCGACGTGCTGGTGGTCTACCGAAAAGACGACCCGCCCCGCGTGGTCGGCCTGATCGTCGAAATCCCCGGCAAACGCCGGGTGTTCGTCTCGATCGGCCGGGTCACCAGCATCGGCAGCGGCCAGATCATCACCACAGGCCTGATCAACGTGCGCCGCTTCGAGCAGCGCGGCGGTGAGGTGCGAGTGATCGCCGAGATGCTCGGCCGCCGGGTCGCGTTCAACGACGGCTCGGGCGAGGCCACCATCGAAGACGTCGCGATCGAGGAGTCCGCCCAGGGCGACTGGGCGATCAGCCAATTGTTCGTGCGCCGCCCCAAGGCCAGCTCGTCACTGTTCGCCAAGGGCGCTACGGCCTTCGCCAACTGGGACGAGGTCTACGAGAAGGTCACCGCGGGCGAGTCCCAGTCGGCCGAGCAGCTCATCGCCACCTACTCGGACATGAAGCCCGCCGACCTCGCGAACACCCTGCTCGACCTACCCAGGCAGCGCATGTTCGAGGTGGCCGAGGAGCTGCCCGACGGCCGGCTGGCCGACGTGCTCGAGGAGATGCCCGAGAGCGAGCAGGTGGGCATCCTCACCCGCCTCGGCGACTCGCGCGCCGCCGAGGTGCTCGACCACATGCAGCCCGACGACGCCGCCGACCTCATCGCCCAACTGCCGGAGGAGCGCGGCGAGCAGCTGCTCGACCTGATGGAGCCAGAGGAAGCCGACGACGTGCGGTTCCTGCTCTCCTACGCCCCGGACACCGCCGGCGGTCTGATGACCACCGAACCGATCATCGTCTCGGCCGACGCCACCGTGGCCGAGGGCCTCGCACTCATCCGCCGGCACGACCTGGCGCCCGCGCTGGGCGCCGCGATCTGCGTCACCTTGCCGCCCTACGAGCCGCCCACCGGCCGGTTCCTGGGCATGGTGCACTTCCAACGGATGCTGCGCTACCCGCCGCACGAACGCCTCGGCACGCTGCTCGACCTGGGTCTGGAGCCCGTCACCGCGGACACCTCGGCCGCCGAGGTCACCCGCATCCTGGCCAGCTACGACCTGGTCTCCGTTCCGGTCGTCGACGACAACCACCGACTCGTCGGGGTGGTGACGATTGATGACGTGCTCGACTACCTGCTGCCGGACGACTGGCGAAGTCACGACGGCAACGACGAGGTGCGTAAACGTGCCACGGCCAGAACCCAGCTGATGACAGGCAGTATCCCGCTACCCGGTGGACGGAGGCACGACAATGGCACGAGCTAA
- a CDS encoding DUF1003 domain-containing protein — MARANKSELRLDTPKGLRTTNLVGRKRNGRSNDRFGRLTEAIARGMGTPWFLLGLTLFTVFWISWNTLSPISLRFDSIELGFIALTLVLSLQASYAAPLILLAQNRQDDRDRVQFEQDRQRAERNLADTEYLAREVVALRLGMKDLASKDFLRAELRAMLDNLDQRDEQARRESEAARDRESRELESREREGSISRAAADRRSAQEAHPID; from the coding sequence ATGGCACGAGCTAACAAGTCGGAGCTCCGCCTCGACACGCCCAAGGGCCTGCGCACCACCAACCTGGTCGGGCGCAAGCGCAACGGACGCAGCAACGACAGGTTCGGCCGGCTCACTGAGGCGATCGCCCGCGGCATGGGCACCCCCTGGTTCCTGCTGGGCCTGACCCTCTTCACGGTCTTCTGGATCAGCTGGAACACGCTCTCCCCGATCAGCCTGCGCTTCGACTCGATCGAGCTCGGCTTCATCGCGCTCACCCTGGTGCTCTCACTGCAGGCGTCGTACGCCGCTCCGCTGATCCTGCTCGCGCAGAACCGGCAGGACGACCGCGACCGGGTGCAGTTCGAGCAGGACCGGCAGCGCGCCGAACGCAACCTGGCCGACACCGAGTACCTCGCCCGTGAGGTCGTGGCCCTCCGCCTGGGCATGAAGGACCTCGCCTCCAAGGACTTCCTCCGCGCGGAACTGCGCGCCATGCTCGACAACCTCGACCAGCGTGACGAGCAGGCGCGCCGCGAAAGCGAGGCCGCCCGCGACCGCGAGAGCCGCGAGTTGGAGAGCCGGGAACGCGAGGGCAGCATCAGCCGTGCCGCCGCCGATCGCCGCAGCGCCCAGGAGGCGCACCCGATTGACTGA
- a CDS encoding P-loop NTPase: protein MTENRVLAALARVIDPEIRKPITELDMVSGVTIDADGGATVDIRLTIAGCPAATRIETDVREATESVVGEGLARVVVSVMTPEQRRAMTEKLRGGQGARSLQFSPDSLTRIYAITSGKGGVGKSTVTANLAVALAARGLRVGIVDADVYGFSIPGLLGLVTPPATPGGQSGMVKPTQVGDMILPPIGYDVKVISIGMFVDDTSVAVAWRGPMLHRTITQFLTEVYFGDLDILLLDLPPGTGDIAISVGQLLPHAEVIVVTTPQPAASDISERSGAVARHTGQSIYGVIENMSGLMQPDGTMLEIFGSGGGAEVAARLSAGQDTPVPLLGQVPLSVALRSGGDTGIPVVLGDPADPAAAAIQAIADRLATRGRGLAGLSLGISPR, encoded by the coding sequence TTGACTGAGAATCGGGTTCTGGCCGCCCTCGCCCGCGTCATCGACCCGGAGATCCGCAAACCCATCACCGAGCTCGACATGGTGTCGGGTGTCACGATCGACGCCGACGGCGGCGCCACCGTGGACATCCGGCTCACCATCGCCGGCTGCCCGGCGGCCACCCGCATCGAGACGGATGTGCGCGAGGCGACCGAATCCGTCGTCGGGGAGGGCCTGGCCCGCGTGGTCGTCTCGGTGATGACCCCCGAGCAGCGCCGCGCCATGACCGAGAAGCTCCGCGGCGGCCAGGGCGCCCGCAGCCTGCAGTTCTCCCCCGACTCGCTCACCCGCATCTACGCGATCACCAGCGGCAAGGGCGGCGTGGGCAAGTCCACCGTCACCGCCAACCTGGCCGTCGCCCTGGCCGCGCGGGGCCTCCGCGTGGGCATCGTCGACGCCGATGTCTACGGCTTCTCGATCCCGGGCCTCCTCGGCCTGGTCACCCCGCCGGCCACGCCCGGCGGCCAGTCCGGTATGGTCAAGCCCACCCAGGTGGGCGACATGATCCTGCCGCCGATCGGCTACGACGTGAAGGTCATCTCGATCGGCATGTTCGTCGACGACACCTCGGTGGCCGTCGCCTGGCGCGGCCCGATGCTGCACCGCACCATCACCCAGTTCCTCACCGAGGTCTACTTCGGCGACCTCGACATCCTGCTGCTCGACCTGCCGCCGGGCACCGGCGACATCGCCATCTCGGTGGGTCAGCTGCTGCCGCACGCCGAGGTCATCGTGGTCACCACCCCGCAGCCGGCCGCCTCCGACATCTCCGAGCGCAGCGGCGCCGTGGCCCGGCACACCGGCCAGTCGATCTACGGCGTCATCGAGAACATGTCCGGGCTGATGCAGCCCGACGGCACCATGCTGGAGATCTTCGGCTCCGGAGGCGGCGCCGAGGTCGCCGCCCGGCTCTCCGCCGGTCAGGACACCCCGGTGCCGCTGCTCGGCCAGGTACCGCTCTCCGTCGCCCTGCGCAGCGGCGGCGACACGGGCATCCCGGTGGTGCTCGGCGACCCGGCCGACCCAGCGGCGGCGGCCATCCAGGCCATCGCCGACCGGCTGGCCACCCGCGGACGCGGCCTGGCCGGGCTGAGCCTGGGCATCTCCCCGCGCTGA
- a CDS encoding succinic semialdehyde dehydrogenase has translation MTSATLELPFIAELARDIRSTSGDTVTVIAPFTGQPLHALPLSSPQDVTDAYARARLAQIGWARAGFAHRRAVLLKAHDLLLSRRESLLDTLQTETGKTRGQAFEEVFQAAGVTRYNALAARRVLGGERRRSGLPVLVTTRVRYRPKGVAGVITPWNFPLSLAAMDVVPALAAGCGVVQKADNQGTLSILMLRRAFIDAGVPADLWAVVTGPGSEIGSAVTAGADYVCFTGSTPTGIQVGEQAASTLIGASLELGGKNPMIVLDDVDPHRAAAQAAYACFSSLGQLCVSIERIYVQRAVAERFLQEFSTLTRALLLGSGLDYRADVGSLTSQDQLDRVTRHVQDAVSHGATVHAGGRGRPDLGPYFFEPTILTGVTPAMLCFADETFGPVVSVSVVDTEQEAILAANDSAYGLNAAVLSGSARRGLRVAGALEAGSVNVNEGYRGSFSAVDAPMGGVKSSGLGRRNGPEGLKRFVDPVTISLATGVLRLPGTGTEFARLVGPMVLLARTLKAARRR, from the coding sequence ATGACTTCCGCCACGTTGGAACTCCCGTTCATCGCCGAACTCGCCCGCGACATCCGCTCCACCTCCGGTGACACGGTCACGGTCATCGCCCCCTTCACCGGGCAACCGCTGCACGCGCTGCCGCTGAGCAGTCCGCAGGACGTCACGGATGCCTACGCCCGCGCCCGCCTCGCCCAGATCGGCTGGGCCCGAGCCGGATTCGCCCACCGCCGAGCGGTGCTGCTGAAGGCCCACGACCTGCTGCTGAGCCGGCGCGAGAGCCTGCTCGACACCCTGCAGACCGAGACCGGCAAGACCCGCGGGCAGGCGTTCGAGGAGGTCTTCCAGGCCGCCGGGGTCACCCGGTACAACGCCCTCGCCGCCCGGCGGGTGCTCGGCGGTGAGCGGCGCAGGTCCGGCCTGCCGGTGCTCGTGACCACCCGGGTGCGCTACCGGCCCAAGGGCGTCGCCGGGGTCATCACCCCGTGGAACTTCCCGCTCAGCCTGGCCGCGATGGACGTCGTCCCCGCGCTGGCCGCCGGCTGCGGAGTGGTGCAGAAGGCCGACAACCAGGGGACGCTGAGCATCCTGATGCTGCGCCGGGCGTTCATCGACGCCGGGGTGCCGGCCGACCTCTGGGCCGTCGTGACCGGGCCGGGCTCCGAGATCGGCAGCGCGGTCACGGCCGGCGCCGACTACGTGTGCTTCACCGGCTCGACACCCACGGGCATCCAGGTGGGCGAACAGGCGGCGAGCACCCTCATCGGGGCGTCGCTCGAGCTGGGCGGCAAGAACCCGATGATCGTGCTCGACGACGTCGACCCCCACCGCGCCGCAGCCCAGGCCGCGTACGCCTGCTTCTCGTCGCTCGGGCAGCTCTGCGTGTCGATCGAGCGCATCTACGTGCAGCGGGCGGTCGCGGAGCGCTTCCTGCAGGAGTTCAGCACTCTCACCCGGGCCCTGCTGCTCGGCTCCGGCCTGGACTACCGGGCGGACGTCGGTTCGCTCACCTCGCAGGACCAACTGGACCGGGTCACCAGGCACGTGCAGGATGCGGTGTCCCACGGCGCCACTGTGCACGCGGGCGGCCGGGGCCGGCCCGACCTCGGCCCGTACTTCTTCGAGCCCACGATCCTCACCGGCGTCACCCCGGCCATGCTCTGCTTCGCCGACGAGACGTTCGGACCGGTGGTGTCGGTGTCGGTGGTCGACACCGAGCAGGAGGCGATCCTCGCCGCCAACGACAGCGCCTACGGGCTGAACGCGGCGGTGCTCAGCGGCTCCGCCCGGCGAGGCCTGCGCGTGGCCGGCGCGCTGGAGGCCGGGAGCGTCAACGTGAACGAGGGCTACCGCGGCTCGTTCTCCGCCGTCGACGCGCCCATGGGCGGCGTCAAGAGCTCAGGCCTGGGCCGTCGCAACGGACCAGAGGGCCTCAAGCGGTTCGTGGACCCGGTCACCATCTCCCTGGCCACCGGTGTGCTTCGACTGCCCGGAACCGGCACGGAGTTCGCGCGACTGGTGGGGCCCATGGTGCTGCTCGCCCGCACTCTGAAGGCGGCTCGTCGGCGTTAG
- a CDS encoding twin-arginine translocase TatA/TatE family subunit, whose protein sequence is MFGLTFEKLLLVGIIAVFLLGPEKLPHYAAQLGRLVRQLRDMANGAKDRMKDEMGPEFDDVDWKKLDPRQYDPRRIIREALTEDEPVKPQSAMISRAGVNPDSAYLQRKRAREGALTGPAPFDSEAT, encoded by the coding sequence ATGTTTGGTCTGACGTTCGAGAAACTCCTGCTTGTCGGGATCATCGCCGTCTTCCTGCTCGGTCCGGAGAAGCTGCCGCACTACGCCGCCCAGCTCGGCCGCCTGGTGCGCCAGCTACGGGACATGGCCAACGGCGCCAAGGACCGGATGAAAGACGAGATGGGGCCGGAGTTCGACGATGTCGACTGGAAGAAGCTCGACCCGCGCCAGTATGACCCGCGCCGGATCATCCGGGAAGCCCTCACCGAGGACGAACCGGTCAAGCCGCAATCTGCCATGATCTCCCGCGCCGGGGTCAACCCGGACAGCGCCTACCTGCAACGCAAGCGCGCCCGCGAGGGTGCCCTGACCGGTCCCGCCCCGTTCGATTCCGAGGCCACCTGA
- a CDS encoding O-methyltransferase: MSDKDLNWKFADDSVVESDALARARQQSLELGIDAIAPSVGAQSAVVAAATGARSILEVGTGAGVSGIWLLTGAPAATLTSIDIEVDHQQHAKANFHEAGIPGNRVRLITGRAAEVLPRMNENSYDIVFVDADPQSVIEYVEHGLRLARPGGTVLVAHALWRGRVADPAQRDEVATGFRTLLNEIAGSKAVISALSPVGDGLLQITKLRA; encoded by the coding sequence ATGTCTGACAAAGATCTGAATTGGAAATTCGCCGACGACTCGGTGGTGGAGAGCGACGCCCTGGCCCGTGCCCGCCAGCAGTCCCTCGAACTCGGCATCGACGCGATCGCCCCTTCGGTGGGCGCGCAGTCGGCCGTCGTCGCCGCCGCGACCGGTGCCCGCAGCATCCTCGAGGTGGGCACCGGGGCCGGCGTCTCCGGCATCTGGCTGCTCACGGGCGCCCCCGCGGCAACGCTGACCTCCATCGACATCGAGGTCGACCACCAGCAGCACGCCAAGGCCAACTTCCACGAGGCCGGTATCCCGGGTAACCGGGTGCGGCTCATCACGGGCCGCGCCGCCGAGGTGCTTCCCCGCATGAACGAGAACTCCTACGACATCGTGTTCGTGGATGCCGACCCGCAGTCGGTCATCGAATACGTCGAGCACGGCCTGCGCCTGGCCCGGCCGGGCGGCACCGTGCTCGTGGCGCACGCTCTGTGGCGCGGCCGGGTGGCCGACCCCGCTCAGCGCGACGAGGTCGCCACCGGCTTCCGTACCCTGCTCAACGAGATCGCCGGATCCAAGGCCGTCATCAGCGCCCTCTCCCCCGTGGGCGACGGCCTGCTGCAGATCACCAAGCTGCGCGCCTGA
- a CDS encoding DUF3117 domain-containing protein: MAAMKPRTGDGPMEAVKEGRLIIVRVPLEGGGRLVVSVNDAEAKELHDALAGVVTPAV; encoded by the coding sequence ATGGCGGCCATGAAGCCACGGACCGGAGACGGGCCAATGGAGGCTGTAAAGGAGGGGCGCCTTATCATCGTGCGTGTACCGCTCGAAGGTGGAGGTCGACTCGTCGTCTCTGTGAACGACGCCGAAGCCAAGGAGCTTCACGATGCGCTCGCCGGTGTAGTCACCCCGGCCGTATAA
- the dapE gene encoding succinyl-diaminopimelate desuccinylase codes for MPNDLTDSAETALTLDLTSSSIELTRAICDVESVSGNETPLADAIATALAGSAHLEVIRDGDTIVARTTLGRAQRVVIAGHIDTVPLNDNLPTRYETVDGVDYLWGRGTVDMKAGVAVQLKLAAELTDPSVDVTWMWYDHEEVNADLNGLGRLAANRPDLFEGDFAILGEPSNSQVEGGCNGNVRIEVRTFGTRAHSARAWVGENAIHKAAPILDILAAYTPREVEVEGLVYREGLNAVGISGGIAGNVIPDECMVHVNYRFAPSRTAAEAVAHLEELFAGFDITVVDLAEGARPGLDAPLAIKFLDAVGAEPRPKYGWTDVARFSALGIPAVNYGPGDPLKAHADDERVALSQITDCEDSLRAWLTAPIG; via the coding sequence GTGCCCAACGACCTCACCGATTCCGCCGAGACCGCCCTCACCCTCGACCTCACCTCGTCGTCGATCGAGCTGACCCGCGCCATCTGCGATGTGGAGTCGGTGTCGGGCAACGAGACGCCGCTGGCCGACGCCATTGCCACCGCGCTGGCCGGCTCCGCGCACCTCGAGGTGATCCGCGACGGTGACACCATCGTGGCCCGCACCACCCTGGGCCGCGCCCAGCGCGTGGTGATCGCCGGGCACATCGACACCGTGCCGCTGAACGACAACCTGCCCACCCGCTACGAGACCGTCGACGGTGTCGACTACCTCTGGGGCCGCGGCACCGTGGACATGAAGGCCGGCGTGGCCGTGCAGCTCAAGCTCGCCGCCGAACTGACCGACCCCAGCGTCGACGTGACCTGGATGTGGTACGACCACGAAGAGGTCAACGCCGACCTCAACGGCCTGGGCCGGCTCGCGGCGAACCGCCCCGACCTGTTCGAAGGCGACTTCGCCATCCTGGGCGAACCGAGCAACAGCCAGGTCGAGGGCGGCTGCAACGGCAACGTGCGCATCGAGGTGCGCACCTTCGGCACGCGGGCACACTCCGCCCGGGCCTGGGTAGGCGAGAACGCGATCCACAAGGCCGCCCCGATCCTCGACATCCTCGCGGCCTACACCCCACGCGAGGTGGAGGTGGAGGGCCTGGTCTACCGCGAGGGCCTCAACGCCGTCGGAATCTCCGGCGGCATCGCCGGAAACGTCATCCCCGACGAATGCATGGTGCACGTGAACTACAGGTTCGCGCCCAGCCGCACGGCCGCAGAGGCCGTGGCCCACCTCGAAGAGCTGTTCGCCGGCTTCGACATCACCGTGGTCGACCTGGCAGAAGGCGCCAGGCCCGGCCTGGACGCGCCGCTGGCGATCAAGTTCCTCGACGCCGTCGGCGCCGAACCCCGCCCCAAGTACGGCTGGACCGATGTGGCCCGCTTTTCGGCGCTGGGCATCCCGGCCGTGAACTACGGCCCCGGCGACCCGCTCAAGGCACACGCCGACGACGAACGGGTGGCGCTCTCCCAGATCACCGACTGCGAAGACTCCCTGCGGGCCTGGCTGACCGCGCCGATCGGCTGA
- the dapD gene encoding 2,3,4,5-tetrahydropyridine-2,6-dicarboxylate N-succinyltransferase, whose product MVTALPPEHLSDPSAQTATHAWGYGLATIAGDGTVLDTWFPAPALGELPRDRDRWIVPTELEEAAGPDARRNVRLEAVTVEIDLQAPPAGTSDAYLRLHLLSHLLVRPNSINLDGIFSHLPNVVWTNAGPVLPADFDRLRPSLQRHGISASGLDKFPPLLNYVSPDRVRIADASRVRLGAYLSPGTTVMHEGFVNFNAGTLGVSMVEGRVSQGVVVGDGADVGGGASIMGTLSGGGTQRVTIGQRALLGANSGIGISIGDDSVVEAGLYVTAGTKVVLLDGTRTADGAPRTAKAKDLSGVPNLLFRRNSLTGAVEVLPRAGSGITLNAALHA is encoded by the coding sequence ATGGTCACCGCCCTTCCCCCCGAACACCTGTCAGATCCCTCCGCACAGACGGCGACGCACGCCTGGGGGTACGGCCTGGCCACGATCGCCGGTGACGGCACCGTGCTCGACACCTGGTTCCCGGCGCCGGCGCTGGGCGAGCTGCCTCGGGACCGGGACCGCTGGATCGTGCCCACCGAGCTGGAGGAGGCCGCAGGCCCCGACGCCCGCCGCAACGTGCGCCTCGAGGCCGTCACGGTCGAGATCGACCTGCAGGCGCCTCCCGCGGGCACCTCGGATGCCTACCTGCGGCTGCACCTGCTCTCGCACCTGCTCGTCCGGCCCAACTCGATCAACCTCGACGGCATCTTCTCTCACCTGCCCAACGTGGTCTGGACCAACGCCGGCCCGGTGTTGCCCGCCGACTTCGACAGGCTCCGGCCGTCGCTGCAGCGGCACGGTATCAGCGCCTCTGGCCTGGACAAGTTCCCGCCGCTGCTCAACTACGTCTCCCCCGACCGGGTGCGCATCGCGGACGCGTCCCGGGTGCGCCTGGGCGCCTACCTGTCCCCCGGCACCACCGTCATGCACGAGGGCTTCGTCAATTTCAATGCCGGCACCCTGGGGGTCTCGATGGTCGAGGGCCGCGTCTCGCAGGGCGTCGTGGTCGGTGACGGCGCCGACGTCGGCGGCGGCGCATCCATCATGGGCACGCTCTCGGGCGGCGGCACCCAGCGGGTCACGATCGGGCAGCGCGCGCTGCTCGGCGCCAACTCGGGCATCGGCATCTCGATCGGCGACGACTCCGTCGTGGAGGCGGGCCTGTACGTGACCGCCGGCACCAAGGTCGTGCTGCTGGACGGCACCCGCACCGCCGACGGCGCACCGCGCACGGCCAAGGCCAAGGACCTCTCCGGCGTGCCGAACCTGCTGTTCCGCCGCAACTCGCTCACCGGCGCCGTCGAGGTGCTGCCCCGTGCCGGCAGCGGCATCACCCTGAACGCGGCCCTGCACGCCTGA
- a CDS encoding citrate synthase, which translates to MDRAVQGPQTATLTYPGGSAQFPILGSTDGPSSIDIATLTKQTGFTTFDSGFVNTAATKSAITYIDGEHGILRYRGYPIEQIAQNSSFLETAWLLIYGELPTESELSGFDTRIRRHTLLHEDLRRFYDALPHNAHPMSVLSAGVSALSTYYQDSLDPKDPEQVELSMIRLLAKLPVMAAYAHKKSIGHAFLYPDNSLSFVDNFIKLNFGTLAEPYVVNPVVSKALERLLMLHEDHEQNASTSAVRLVGSTEANLFASVSGGINALSGPLHGGANEAVLTMLSDIKASGEGVQKYVERVKNKEAGVRLMGFGHRVYKNYDPRAKLVKESADAVLEALGVKDDLLDIAKELEFIALNDDYFKERKLYPNVDFYTGVIYKAMGFPPRMFTVLFAIGRLPGWIAHWREMNLDPTTKIGRPQQLYTGAVARDYPRA; encoded by the coding sequence ATCGACCGGGCCGTACAGGGCCCGCAGACGGCCACTCTGACCTATCCGGGTGGATCGGCACAGTTCCCCATCCTGGGCAGCACTGACGGCCCGTCCAGCATCGATATCGCGACGCTGACCAAGCAGACCGGTTTCACCACGTTCGACTCCGGATTCGTGAACACGGCGGCAACGAAGTCAGCCATCACGTACATCGACGGCGAGCACGGGATCCTCCGCTACCGCGGCTACCCGATCGAGCAGATCGCCCAGAACTCGAGCTTCCTCGAAACCGCCTGGCTGCTGATCTACGGCGAGCTGCCCACCGAGAGCGAACTCAGCGGGTTCGACACCCGCATCCGTCGGCACACCCTGCTGCACGAAGACCTGCGCCGCTTCTACGACGCCCTGCCGCACAACGCGCACCCGATGTCGGTGCTCTCCGCCGGCGTCTCGGCCCTGTCGACCTACTACCAGGACTCGCTGGACCCCAAGGACCCCGAACAGGTCGAGTTGTCGATGATCCGCCTGCTCGCCAAGCTGCCGGTGATGGCGGCGTACGCGCACAAGAAGAGCATCGGGCACGCATTCCTCTACCCGGACAACTCGCTGAGCTTCGTGGACAACTTCATCAAGCTCAACTTCGGTACCCTCGCCGAGCCGTATGTGGTGAACCCCGTCGTGAGCAAGGCGCTCGAACGCCTGCTGATGCTGCATGAGGACCACGAGCAGAACGCCTCCACCTCGGCCGTGCGCCTGGTCGGCTCCACCGAGGCCAACCTGTTCGCCTCGGTCTCCGGCGGCATCAACGCCCTCTCCGGCCCGCTGCACGGCGGCGCCAACGAGGCCGTTCTCACCATGCTCAGCGACATCAAGGCCTCCGGCGAAGGCGTGCAGAAGTACGTCGAACGCGTCAAGAACAAGGAAGCCGGCGTGCGCCTGATGGGCTTCGGCCACCGGGTCTACAAGAACTACGACCCGCGCGCCAAACTCGTCAAGGAGAGCGCCGACGCCGTGCTCGAGGCCCTGGGCGTGAAGGACGACCTGCTCGACATCGCCAAGGAGCTCGAGTTCATCGCGCTCAATGACGACTATTTCAAGGAACGCAAGCTCTACCCCAATGTGGACTTCTACACCGGCGTGATCTACAAGGCCATGGGCTTCCCGCCGCGGATGTTCACGGTGCTGTTCGCCATCGGCCGGCTGCCCGGGTGGATCGCGCACTGGCGCGAGATGAACCTGGACCCGACCACCAAGATCGGTCGCCCCCAGCAGCTCTACACGGGAGCGGTCGCGCGCGACTACCCCCGCGCCTAG
- the dapC gene encoding succinyldiaminopimelate transaminase produces MLPFAQQARSHADGIVDLSIGSPVDATPPVVQAALAHATDAHAYPQTTGTPALQHAIIDWYARRRGVAGLTEQNVLPTIGSKELVALLPFMLGLGEGDTIVHPRAAYPTYAIGAAMAGADALASDDPAEWPATTKLVWLNSPGNPDGRVLNVAYLRAAVARARELGAVIVNDECYAELGWDAPWDAEAIPSILDPRVTDGDNRDVVAIYSLSKQSNMAGYRGAFAAGCDAVLGRLLTVRKHAGLMLPAPLQAAMVAALGDDEHVARQRRLYRARREVLLPALTAAGFTIENSEAGLYLWATAGVDAWDSIRQLAELGILAGPGPFYGDFFPEHVRFSLTATDERINAAAARLRAWAA; encoded by the coding sequence ATGCTGCCGTTCGCGCAGCAGGCCAGGTCCCACGCCGACGGAATCGTCGACCTGTCGATCGGCTCGCCCGTCGACGCGACCCCGCCCGTCGTGCAGGCCGCCTTGGCCCACGCGACGGATGCGCACGCCTACCCGCAGACCACCGGCACCCCGGCCCTGCAGCACGCCATCATCGACTGGTATGCCCGCCGCCGCGGTGTGGCCGGGCTGACCGAGCAGAACGTGCTGCCCACCATCGGCTCCAAGGAGCTCGTGGCGCTGCTGCCGTTCATGCTGGGACTGGGGGAGGGCGACACCATCGTGCACCCCAGGGCCGCCTACCCCACCTACGCGATCGGCGCGGCGATGGCCGGGGCGGATGCGTTGGCGTCCGATGACCCCGCCGAGTGGCCGGCGACGACGAAACTCGTCTGGTTGAACAGCCCCGGCAACCCCGACGGACGGGTGCTGAACGTCGCGTACCTCCGTGCCGCGGTGGCGCGCGCCCGGGAGCTGGGCGCCGTGATCGTCAACGACGAGTGCTACGCCGAACTCGGCTGGGACGCGCCGTGGGACGCCGAGGCGATCCCCAGCATCCTGGACCCTCGCGTGACCGACGGCGACAACCGCGACGTCGTGGCCATCTACTCGTTGAGCAAGCAGTCCAACATGGCCGGCTACCGCGGCGCGTTCGCCGCCGGCTGCGACGCCGTGCTCGGCCGTCTGCTCACCGTGCGGAAGCACGCCGGCCTCATGCTGCCCGCCCCGCTGCAGGCCGCCATGGTGGCGGCCCTCGGTGACGACGAGCATGTCGCCAGGCAGCGCCGGCTGTACCGGGCCCGCCGTGAGGTGCTGCTACCCGCGCTCACGGCCGCGGGCTTCACGATCGAGAACAGCGAGGCAGGCCTGTACCTCTGGGCGACAGCCGGCGTCGACGCCTGGGACTCGATCCGGCAGCTCGCCGAGCTGGGCATCCTGGCCGGCCCCGGCCCGTTCTACGGCGACTTCTTCCCCGAGCACGTGCGGTTCTCCCTCACCGCCACCGACGAACGCATCAACGCTGCCGCCGCCCGTCTCCGCGCCTGGGCTGCGTAA